A window of the Bradyrhizobium diazoefficiens genome harbors these coding sequences:
- a CDS encoding TlyA family RNA methyltransferase, with translation MPPARKRADVLLVERGLFESRARARAAIEAGLVTADDKQVAKPSETIAEDAVIQAEPAHPYVSRGGVKLAGALERYPIEIEDHVCLDVGASTGGFTEVLLANGASLVFAIDVGTSQLHASLRDHPRIVSMEETDIRSYEGKRLPARPDIVVIDVSFISLKIVLPVALSLAAAPMSLLALIKPQFEADRKHNKKGIIRDAAVHQEICDDIAAFAASLGCTDIAVFPSSIAGGDGNIEFFLGARRG, from the coding sequence ATGCCCCCTGCCCGCAAGCGCGCGGATGTTCTGCTGGTCGAGCGCGGCCTGTTCGAGAGCCGGGCGCGGGCGCGCGCGGCAATCGAGGCCGGCCTCGTCACGGCTGACGACAAGCAGGTCGCAAAACCCTCGGAGACGATCGCCGAGGACGCGGTGATCCAGGCCGAGCCTGCGCACCCCTACGTCTCGCGCGGCGGCGTCAAGCTCGCAGGTGCCCTCGAGCGCTACCCCATCGAGATCGAGGATCATGTCTGCCTCGATGTCGGTGCATCTACCGGCGGCTTTACCGAGGTGCTGCTGGCGAACGGCGCGAGCCTGGTATTCGCCATCGATGTCGGCACCAGCCAGCTCCATGCCTCGCTGCGCGATCATCCCAGGATCGTGTCGATGGAGGAGACCGACATTCGCAGCTATGAGGGCAAGCGACTGCCAGCGCGGCCCGATATCGTCGTCATCGACGTCAGTTTCATTTCGCTCAAGATCGTGCTGCCCGTGGCGCTGTCGCTGGCAGCCGCCCCGATGAGCCTGCTGGCGCTGATCAAGCCGCAGTTCGAGGCCGATCGGAAGCACAACAAGAAGGGCATCATCCGCGACGCCGCGGTGCATCAGGAGATCTGCGACGACATCGCAGCCTTTGCCGCGTCGCTCGGCTGCACCGACATCGCCGTGTTTCCCTCTTCGATCGCGGGCGGCGACGGCAACATCGAATTCTTCCTGGGTGCGCGCCGTGGTTGA
- a CDS encoding class I SAM-dependent RNA methyltransferase yields the protein MVERITIDHVGHRGDGVSLTTGDAVYVPYTLGSESVEVDHVGGHPDRRKLLAVDVASPERVEPFCPHFGVCGGCAIQHWAAEPYHAWKRNIVVETLAQAGIDCEVAPLVDAHGAGRRRVTLHGRFGTHDVLKVGFSAASSHDVIPIHRCPILDPALDGALDAAWALAEPLTSKMPVTKPLDIQVTATANGLDVDVRGSGPLPTPLVTALSRVAEQHRLARLTRHGELVLQRLPPTIRMGRAEVALPPGSFLQATVAGEETLAALVAERVGKAKEVLDLFCGVGPFALRLAEKARVTAYDNDAGAIAALAKAARTSGLKPIKAEPRDLFRRPLVPPELRDFDAVVFDPPRQGAQAQALKLAASKVPVVVAVSCNVATFARDARLLIDGGYKIESVVPVDQFRHTPHVELVAKFTR from the coding sequence GTGGTTGAACGCATCACGATCGATCATGTCGGCCATCGCGGCGATGGCGTCTCGCTCACGACCGGCGATGCGGTCTACGTGCCCTACACGCTTGGCAGCGAGAGTGTCGAGGTCGACCATGTCGGCGGCCATCCAGACCGCCGCAAGCTGCTCGCGGTCGACGTCGCAAGCCCCGAGCGCGTTGAGCCGTTCTGCCCGCATTTCGGGGTCTGTGGCGGCTGCGCGATCCAGCATTGGGCGGCGGAGCCCTATCACGCCTGGAAACGCAACATCGTGGTCGAGACGCTGGCCCAGGCCGGCATCGATTGCGAGGTGGCGCCGCTGGTCGATGCCCACGGCGCGGGCCGTCGGCGCGTGACGCTGCATGGCAGGTTCGGCACGCATGACGTGCTAAAGGTCGGCTTCTCGGCGGCGAGCTCGCACGACGTCATCCCGATCCATCGCTGCCCGATCCTCGATCCCGCGCTCGACGGCGCGCTCGATGCCGCCTGGGCGCTCGCAGAGCCGCTGACATCGAAGATGCCGGTGACGAAACCGCTGGATATCCAGGTCACCGCGACGGCCAACGGTCTCGATGTCGACGTGCGCGGCTCCGGGCCGTTGCCGACGCCGCTGGTCACGGCGCTGTCGCGCGTTGCCGAGCAGCATCGCCTGGCGCGGCTGACGCGGCATGGCGAGCTGGTGCTGCAACGTCTGCCGCCAACGATCAGGATGGGCCGTGCTGAAGTGGCGCTGCCGCCGGGCTCGTTCCTGCAGGCAACGGTAGCGGGGGAAGAGACCCTCGCTGCACTCGTTGCCGAGCGCGTCGGCAAGGCCAAGGAGGTTCTCGATCTCTTCTGCGGCGTCGGCCCGTTTGCCCTCAGGCTCGCCGAGAAGGCGCGCGTCACGGCTTACGACAACGACGCCGGCGCCATCGCCGCGCTGGCGAAAGCCGCGCGCACGTCGGGGCTGAAGCCGATCAAGGCCGAGCCGCGTGACCTGTTCCGCCGTCCGCTGGTGCCGCCGGAGCTGCGCGATTTCGACGCCGTGGTGTTCGATCCGCCGCGCCAGGGGGCACAGGCGCAGGCGCTGAAACTCGCGGCGAGCAAGGTGCCGGTCGTGGTTGCAGTCTCATGCAACGTTGCCACCTTCGCGCGCGACGCGCGGCTGTTGATCGACGGCGGCTACAAGATCGAGAGTGTCGTGCCGGTGGACCAGTTTCGCCACACGCCGCATGTCGAACTGGTGGCTAAGTTTACGCGATGA
- a CDS encoding MFS transporter yields MTTTTPTVSRTRLPRGIWVLGFVSMLMDISSEMIHALLPVYLVTVLGASTLTVGFIEGVAEATASITKIFSGALSDWLGRRKLLAALGYGLAALTKPLFPLAPSVGWLVAARFIDRVGKGIRGAPRDALIADISPIGLRGASFGLRQSLDTVGAFVGPLAAIGLMWWTADHFATVFWVAVVPAFLSFGLIAFAVKEPEPDASREPAKNPLNTAAMRQLGPVYWRVVAVGIIFTLARFSEAFLILRAQNIGLNAMWVPAVLVLMNITYALSAYPAGVLSDRINRTALLALGLVFLAGADLVLALLPSLSGLALGIVLWGLHMGLTQGLLSALVADTAPPNLRGTAFGYFNLFTGLALLAASVIAGALWDAYGPAVTFLAGLGFALVALVGLLAVRNGLTTENK; encoded by the coding sequence GTGACGACGACCACACCGACTGTTTCGCGCACCAGGCTACCCAGGGGAATCTGGGTGCTCGGCTTCGTCTCGATGCTGATGGACATCTCCTCCGAGATGATCCACGCGCTGCTGCCCGTCTATCTCGTCACCGTGCTCGGCGCCTCCACGCTCACCGTCGGCTTTATCGAAGGCGTCGCGGAGGCGACCGCCTCGATCACGAAGATCTTCTCCGGCGCATTGTCGGACTGGCTCGGCCGGCGCAAGCTGCTCGCCGCCCTCGGCTATGGCCTGGCCGCCCTGACCAAGCCGCTGTTCCCACTCGCCCCCAGCGTCGGCTGGCTGGTCGCGGCGCGCTTCATCGACCGCGTCGGCAAGGGCATTCGCGGCGCGCCCCGCGATGCGCTGATCGCCGACATCTCGCCCATCGGCCTGCGCGGCGCGAGCTTCGGCCTGCGGCAGTCGCTCGACACGGTCGGCGCTTTCGTCGGCCCGCTCGCCGCAATCGGCCTGATGTGGTGGACGGCGGACCATTTTGCCACCGTGTTCTGGGTAGCCGTGGTGCCGGCGTTCTTGTCCTTCGGACTGATCGCATTTGCGGTCAAAGAGCCGGAGCCGGATGCTAGCCGCGAGCCCGCGAAGAACCCACTCAACACCGCCGCCATGCGGCAGCTTGGACCCGTGTACTGGCGCGTCGTCGCGGTCGGCATCATCTTCACGCTCGCCCGCTTCAGCGAGGCCTTCCTCATCCTGCGCGCGCAGAACATCGGCCTCAACGCGATGTGGGTGCCGGCGGTGCTGGTGCTGATGAACATCACTTATGCGCTCTCGGCCTATCCCGCAGGCGTGCTGTCGGACCGGATCAACCGGACCGCCCTGCTCGCGCTTGGCCTGGTCTTCCTCGCCGGCGCCGACCTCGTGCTCGCGCTGCTGCCTAGTCTGTCCGGCCTCGCGCTCGGCATCGTGCTGTGGGGCCTGCACATGGGATTGACTCAAGGCTTGCTCTCAGCGCTCGTCGCCGATACTGCACCACCAAACTTGCGCGGCACCGCCTTCGGCTATTTCAACCTGTTCACGGGCCTTGCGCTGCTGGCCGCAAGCGTGATCGCCGGCGCGCTATGGGATGCCTATGGGCCGGCGGTCACGTTCCTTGCCGGGCTCGGCTTCGCGCTGGTCGCGCTCGTGGGGCTGCTCGCTGTCAGGAATGGTCTGACAACGGAGAACAAGTGA
- a CDS encoding CrcB family protein, translating to MNSSSADRWRTAMLYAWVSAGSVVGGLTRYLAGLTLDTGPGFPFATLFINATGSLIIGFYATLTGPDGRMLARPEHRQFVMTGFCGGYTTFSTFSLETFRLFHGGMKYTALAYVAASVGCWLVSVWAGHMMASRYNRLTRS from the coding sequence ATGAATTCCTCCTCTGCCGACCGCTGGCGTACGGCGATGCTCTATGCCTGGGTTTCTGCCGGCAGCGTTGTCGGCGGGCTGACCCGCTATCTGGCCGGACTCACCCTCGACACCGGCCCCGGCTTTCCCTTCGCGACGCTGTTCATCAACGCGACGGGCTCGCTCATCATCGGCTTCTACGCGACGCTGACCGGCCCCGACGGCCGCATGCTGGCGCGGCCTGAGCACCGGCAGTTCGTCATGACCGGCTTCTGCGGCGGCTACACCACCTTCTCGACATTCAGCCTGGAGACTTTCCGTCTGTTTCACGGCGGCATGAAATACACGGCACTCGCCTATGTCGCGGCGTCCGTCGGCTGCTGGTTGGTGTCGGTATGGGCTGGGCATATGATGGCGAGCCGCTACAACCGCTTGACCAGGAGTTGA
- a CDS encoding class I SAM-dependent methyltransferase, translating into MEVNSDRLNAFMGKMITEVGAAMNASLVLLGDKLGLYRALAAKGPMNPAELASATGTKERYVREWLASQAASGYVEYDSASGKFSMLPEQAMALADEDSPVFLGAVGNVIAAAFLDEPKITDAFKSGKGVGWNRRSECLFCGTARFFRTGYMHHLVQEWLPALDGVVDKLKRGAKVADIGCGHGVSTRLMAEAFPNSRFYGFDYHEGSIEAARKAAAEAKLGDRVNFAVHSAKTYPAEGYDLVCFFDCLHDMGDPVGAISHVRQTMAKDGTCMLVEPFAGDRLEDNLNPVGRVYYAASTMICTPASLDQEVGLALGAQAGEARLRKVASEGGLSRFRRAAETPFNLILEARI; encoded by the coding sequence ATGGAGGTCAATTCCGACAGGTTGAATGCCTTTATGGGCAAGATGATCACCGAAGTTGGGGCCGCGATGAACGCATCACTGGTCCTGCTGGGCGACAAGCTCGGCCTCTACCGCGCCCTCGCCGCCAAAGGGCCGATGAACCCCGCCGAGCTCGCGAGCGCCACCGGAACGAAGGAGCGATACGTTCGCGAGTGGCTGGCGAGCCAGGCGGCGTCCGGCTACGTCGAATACGATTCCGCGTCGGGCAAATTCTCGATGCTGCCGGAACAGGCGATGGCACTGGCCGACGAGGACAGCCCGGTGTTCCTCGGTGCGGTCGGCAATGTCATTGCCGCGGCGTTTCTCGACGAGCCGAAGATTACGGACGCATTCAAGAGCGGCAAGGGGGTCGGCTGGAACCGGCGCAGCGAGTGCCTGTTCTGCGGCACCGCCCGCTTCTTCCGCACCGGTTACATGCATCATCTGGTGCAGGAGTGGCTGCCCGCGCTCGACGGTGTCGTGGACAAGCTGAAGCGCGGCGCCAAGGTTGCCGATATCGGCTGCGGGCACGGCGTCTCGACGCGACTGATGGCGGAGGCCTTTCCCAATTCGCGTTTCTACGGCTTCGACTATCACGAGGGCTCGATCGAGGCGGCGCGCAAGGCGGCCGCCGAGGCCAAGCTCGGCGATCGGGTGAATTTCGCGGTCCACTCGGCCAAGACCTATCCGGCCGAGGGCTACGATCTCGTCTGCTTCTTCGATTGCCTGCACGACATGGGCGATCCCGTCGGCGCCATCAGCCACGTGCGTCAAACCATGGCGAAGGACGGTACCTGCATGCTGGTCGAGCCGTTCGCGGGCGACCGCCTCGAAGATAATCTCAACCCGGTCGGGCGCGTCTATTACGCGGCGTCGACCATGATCTGCACGCCGGCCTCGCTCGATCAGGAGGTGGGCCTTGCACTCGGCGCGCAAGCCGGCGAGGCAAGGCTGCGCAAGGTCGCGAGCGAAGGCGGATTGTCACGCTTCCGCCGCGCCGCCGAGACACCCTTCAACCTGATCCTGGAGGCGCGGATCTGA
- the clpS gene encoding ATP-dependent Clp protease adapter ClpS, with the protein MNDTVTTPKTRTRTRTKVERPKLHKVILINDDYTPREFVTMILKAEFRMTEDQAYKVMITAHKLGACVVAVFTKDVAETKATRATDAGRAKGYPLLFTTEPEE; encoded by the coding sequence ATGAACGACACTGTCACCACGCCGAAAACCAGGACCAGGACCAGGACCAAGGTCGAGCGGCCAAAGCTGCACAAGGTCATCCTGATCAACGACGACTACACGCCGCGTGAGTTCGTCACGATGATCCTCAAGGCCGAATTCCGCATGACCGAGGATCAGGCCTACAAGGTCATGATCACCGCGCACAAGCTCGGCGCCTGCGTCGTCGCCGTCTTCACCAAGGACGTCGCGGAGACCAAGGCCACCCGCGCCACCGACGCCGGCCGCGCCAAGGGCTATCCGCTGCTGTTCACGACCGAGCCGGAGGAGTAG
- a CDS encoding DUF190 domain-containing protein has translation MQIPNQAVLLRIFIGESDHFDGKPLYEAIVMTARERHLAGATVLRGPMGFGKSSRLHTSKILRLSEDLPLLIEIVDSEDNINAFLPILDGMMSSGLITLEKVQVLQYGTKAAS, from the coding sequence ATGCAGATCCCCAATCAGGCTGTTTTACTCCGCATCTTCATTGGCGAGAGCGACCATTTCGACGGCAAGCCGCTCTATGAAGCGATCGTGATGACGGCGCGCGAGCGCCACCTTGCGGGTGCCACCGTGCTGCGCGGGCCGATGGGGTTCGGCAAGTCGAGCCGGCTGCACACCTCGAAAATCCTGCGGCTTTCGGAAGACCTGCCGCTGTTGATCGAGATCGTCGACAGCGAGGACAACATCAACGCATTCCTGCCCATCCTGGACGGCATGATGTCGAGCGGCCTGATCACCTTGGAGAAGGTGCAGGTCCTCCAATATGGTACGAAAGCCGCGAGCTGA
- a CDS encoding nucleoside 2-deoxyribosyltransferase has translation MKIYLAGPDVFLPDAVGIGRQKAAICAAHGLTGLYPLDNAIDLSAPDASRQIFRGNEAMMDAADAIIANLTPFRGAGADPGTVYELGYMAGRRKFCLAYSNDGTTYADRVGRYMAVTSEDGRLVDAQGLTVEDFGLVDNLMMIHALELHGCPLVTPAEPPADVWHDLAAFETCVRMAAARLIAT, from the coding sequence ATCTGGCAGGTCCCGACGTGTTCCTGCCGGATGCGGTCGGGATCGGCCGGCAGAAGGCCGCGATCTGCGCTGCTCACGGGCTCACCGGCCTCTATCCCCTCGACAACGCCATCGACCTCTCCGCGCCTGATGCGTCGCGGCAGATCTTCCGCGGCAACGAGGCGATGATGGACGCGGCCGACGCCATCATCGCCAATCTCACCCCGTTCCGCGGCGCCGGTGCCGACCCGGGTACGGTCTACGAGCTCGGCTACATGGCCGGCCGTCGCAAGTTTTGCCTGGCCTATTCCAACGATGGGACCACCTATGCCGACCGAGTCGGCCGTTACATGGCCGTCACCTCCGAGGACGGCCGGCTGGTCGATGCGCAGGGACTGACGGTCGAGGATTTCGGTCTCGTCGACAATCTCATGATGATCCATGCGCTGGAGCTGCACGGCTGCCCGCTGGTGACGCCGGCAGAACCGCCGGCCGACGTCTGGCACGATCTCGCCGCGTTCGAGACTTGCGTCCGGATGGCGGCCGCGCGATTGATCGCTACATAG
- a CDS encoding DUF1194 domain-containing protein, whose product MRLLFSIGAVLVAGVLAGGDVAGVAAPGPKLHQPQRQAADGDAQSVDVELILAVDVSYSMDMDELAVQREGYALAIQSKEFLQALKVGPNGRIAVTYFEWAASSDQKIIIPWRLIDGPETADAVAAEILKTPIRRASRTSISGAIGFAMPLFDEDPYRGIRRVIDISGDGPNNNGGPVTVARDAALEKGVVINGLPIMVKEPSYSTMDIDNLDYYYEDCVVGGPGSFVIAIKDRDKFKEAIRTKLLMEVAGRTPDRPVVHAADKEKEPRVNCMIGEKIWSDRWGR is encoded by the coding sequence ATGCGATTGCTGTTCTCGATCGGGGCTGTGCTGGTGGCCGGCGTGCTTGCTGGAGGGGATGTCGCGGGCGTCGCGGCACCAGGGCCAAAATTACATCAACCGCAGCGACAGGCGGCCGACGGTGATGCGCAATCGGTCGATGTCGAGCTGATCCTCGCGGTTGACGTCTCCTATTCCATGGACATGGATGAGCTCGCGGTCCAGCGCGAGGGTTATGCGCTGGCGATCCAGTCCAAGGAGTTTTTGCAGGCGCTGAAGGTCGGCCCCAATGGCAGGATCGCGGTGACCTATTTCGAATGGGCTGCATCCTCCGATCAGAAGATCATCATCCCGTGGCGCCTCATCGACGGACCGGAGACGGCGGACGCGGTCGCCGCCGAGATCTTGAAGACGCCGATCCGGCGCGCCTCACGCACCTCGATCTCCGGCGCGATCGGATTTGCGATGCCGCTGTTCGATGAGGATCCCTATCGCGGGATTCGCCGCGTCATCGACATCTCCGGCGACGGCCCCAACAACAATGGCGGCCCGGTCACCGTGGCGCGCGACGCCGCACTCGAGAAAGGCGTCGTCATCAACGGCCTGCCGATCATGGTCAAGGAGCCGTCCTATTCGACCATGGATATCGACAATCTCGATTACTACTACGAAGACTGCGTCGTCGGCGGTCCCGGCTCCTTCGTCATCGCGATCAAGGATCGCGACAAGTTCAAGGAAGCGATCCGGACCAAGCTGCTGATGGAAGTCGCCGGCCGCACGCCCGACCGTCCGGTGGTGCACGCTGCGGACAAGGAGAAAGAGCCGCGCGTGAACTGCATGATCGGCGAGAAGATCTGGTCGGATCGCTGGGGCCGCTGA
- a CDS encoding nucleotidyltransferase domain-containing protein, translated as MPHDPLLTRLTSALAAVPGIAAIVLGGSRARSSAHQASDYDIGLYFTAAIPLDTERLLAAVKAIADSPAATSVTPIGEWGPWIVGGAWLAVDGHKVDLLYRNADAVEAVMDSCRAGIVTMDYQPGHPHGFCSAIWMGEIAYCQPLHDPQALIAQLKSIAQPYPRPLRDALIRRFRWEVSFGIDNAELAVARGEQTHVGGCIYRSLACVAQVLFALNERYLINEKGALLEAAHLPLTIPHLAEQAKEVWRLIGEDALAPACDVSREIDRQLQTLTQSSGKQP; from the coding sequence ATGCCGCACGATCCTTTGCTCACGCGCTTGACGTCCGCTCTTGCCGCGGTGCCGGGCATCGCAGCCATCGTGCTCGGCGGCTCGCGTGCGCGGAGCAGCGCGCATCAGGCGTCCGACTACGATATCGGTCTCTATTTCACGGCGGCGATCCCGCTGGATACGGAACGATTGCTGGCAGCCGTGAAAGCGATCGCCGACAGCCCCGCAGCCACTTCGGTGACGCCAATCGGCGAATGGGGGCCGTGGATCGTCGGCGGTGCGTGGCTCGCGGTCGACGGACACAAGGTCGATCTGCTTTACCGCAATGCCGACGCCGTCGAAGCGGTGATGGACTCCTGCCGCGCCGGCATCGTCACCATGGACTACCAGCCCGGCCATCCGCACGGCTTCTGCTCTGCGATCTGGATGGGCGAGATTGCCTACTGCCAGCCGCTGCACGATCCGCAGGCCCTGATCGCCCAGCTGAAATCGATCGCACAGCCCTATCCGCGGCCACTGCGCGATGCCTTGATCCGGCGCTTTCGGTGGGAGGTGTCATTCGGCATCGACAACGCCGAGCTTGCCGTCGCGCGCGGCGAGCAGACCCACGTCGGCGGGTGCATCTACCGATCGCTTGCCTGCGTCGCACAGGTCCTGTTCGCGCTGAACGAGCGCTATCTCATCAATGAAAAGGGGGCGCTGCTGGAAGCGGCGCACCTGCCGCTGACGATTCCGCATCTGGCCGAACAGGCAAAGGAGGTCTGGCGGCTGATTGGCGAAGACGCCCTTGCGCCCGCCTGCGACGTGTCGCGAGAAATCGATCGGCAATTGCAGACGCTGACGCAGTCGAGCGGGAAGCAGCCGTGA
- the crcB gene encoding fluoride efflux transporter CrcB gives MLSGVIAIVVGSVLGGCARYFVSGVIARRLGETFPWGTMTINVTGAFLIGIFSALATHSGSVLAAPNPWLFAVTGFLGCYTTVSSFSLQTLTLARNGEPVHALGNVVFSVGLCLAAVSCGFLLADSLGG, from the coding sequence GTGCTGAGCGGAGTGATCGCAATCGTGGTCGGCAGCGTGCTGGGCGGCTGCGCCCGCTATTTCGTCTCCGGCGTGATCGCGCGGCGGCTGGGCGAGACCTTTCCCTGGGGCACCATGACAATCAACGTCACCGGCGCCTTCCTGATCGGCATCTTCAGCGCGCTCGCGACCCATTCCGGCTCGGTGCTTGCCGCGCCCAATCCGTGGCTATTCGCGGTGACGGGCTTCCTCGGCTGCTACACCACAGTGTCCTCGTTCAGCCTGCAAACGCTGACACTCGCCCGTAACGGTGAGCCGGTGCACGCACTCGGCAATGTCGTGTTCTCGGTCGGACTGTGCCTCGCGGCTGTGAGCTGCGGCTTCCTCCTTGCGGACAGCCTGGGAGGCTAG